TAACGCAGCCGAATTGATGCAGTACCGCAATCCGGTCTGGTCGCGCGGGCCGTCCTCGAACACGTGGCCGAGATGCGCGCCGCAATGGTTGCAGCGGACCTCGACGCGCACCATGCCGTGCGAGCGGTCGAGCTTCTCGTCGATCACCTCGCCGTTCAGCGGCTTGAAGTAGCTGGGCCAGCCGCAGCCCGAGTGGAACTTGGCGCCGGATTCGAACAGCGGCGTGCTGCAGACGATGCATTTGTAGATGCCGGCGTCTTCGGTGTCGGTGTATTCGCCGGTGAACGCGCGCTCGGTCGCCGCATGCTGCGTGACCTCGTATTGCATCGGCGTGAGCCGGCTGCGGAGTTCGGCGTCGTCCTTCCGGTACGGAAAGGTCTTGTCGTCGGAATCGTGTGACATGTGGGGGTTCTCCTGATCGGTCGGTCGGGTCGTGCGGGTCACGACGAGCAGCTCACTTCGAGCGACCCGGCCCAGTCGGGCGGCAATGCCGCATACGCTTCATGTTCCGGTTGTTCGTCGAACGGCCGGCGCAGTACCTGCGCGAGTCGCTCGACTTCGGAAAAATCCTTTTCCTTCGCGCGCCGGATCGCGACTTCGGCCAGATGGTTGCGCAGCACGTATTTCGGGTTCACGCGGTTCATCGCGGTGGCACGGGCCACGTCGTCGCGTGTTTCCTCGGACAGCCGCGCGCGGTAGAGGTTCGCCCACGCGTCGAACGCGTCGCGATCGATGAACAGGTCGCGCACCGGCGCGTCGCGGCTCGCGTCGTGCTTCGACAGCTGCGCGAGCCGGCGGAACGTCAGCGTGAAGTCGGCACGGCTCGCATGCATCGTTTCGAGCAGCTTGTTCGCGAGCTCCGCGTCGTTCTCGCGTTCGAGCTCGAGGCCGAGCTTCGCGCGCATCGCGCGCTCGAGCGCGGGGCCGAAGCGTTCCGGAAACTTCGCGAGCACGGCCTGCGCGTCCTCGACCGCGCGCTCGGCGCGCGCATCGTCGTCGGCGATCCCGTGCTGCAGCCCGATCAGCGGCAGCAGCGCCTGCGCGAGGCAGTAGCAGTTCCAGTGTGCGATGCGCGGCTGCATCCGGTACGCGTAGCGGCCGCTCGTGTCGGAGTGGTTGCAGATGTGGTTCGCATCGAACGCATCGACGAAGCCGAACGGGCCGTAGTCGATCGTCATGCCGAGGATCGACATGTTGTCGGTGTTCATCACGCCGTGGCAGAAGCCCACCGCCTGCCATTGCGCAACGAGGTCGGCCGTGCGCAGCGTCGCGGCTTCGAGCAGCGCGAGGTACGGATCGTCGGCGTCGCGGCATGCCGGATAGAAGCGGTCGATCACGTGATCGGCGAGCTGGCGCAGCAGGTCGGGGCGATCGTTCGAGAAGAAGTGCTCGAAGTGGCCGAAGCGCACGAAGCTCTCCGACACGCGCGTGACGACGGCCGACGTCTCGATCTCCTCGCGCACCACCGGCTGGTCGGAGCCGATCACCGTGAGCGCGCGCGTGGTCGGAATGCCGAGGTGATGCATCGCTTCCGAGCACAGGAATTCGCGGATCGACGAACGCAGCACCGCGCGGCCGTCGCCCATTCGCGAATACGGCGTGCGGCCACCGCCCTTGAGTTGCAGTTCGTAGCGCTGGCCGTCGGCGCCGGACAGTTCGCCGATCGTCAGCGCGCGGCCATCGCCGAGCTGGCCGGCCCACACGCCGAACTGGTGACCGGAATACACCGACGCATACGGCATCGCGTGCGCGGGCCAGTCGCGCGTCGGGTTGCCGGCGAACAGCTCGGCGAATCCGGGTTGTGCCGCGAGCGATGCCGGTAGTCCGAGCAACTGCGCGACTTCGTCGGAAAAGCCGACCACGTACGGCGCGGGTAGCGGCGCGGCCGGCAGCCGCGTATGAAACGCATCGCCGAGCTGCACGAACGCGCCTTCGGCTGGCGCGCCGAGCGTGGCGGCGAGGTCGGGGAGGGTGTCAGCCATAGCGGCTGCGCTTCGGGAAAACGACATGTTGAGCGCCTCTGGGTAAGCCGATATTGTAAGGCGGCGCCGCGCCGCCCGCATGGCGGCCCGCGCGCCGTGCGCCACAGCTGTCCGGGCCGTGGACAGGCGCGCCGCTCGCAGGCTGGTCACCGATTCGCGTCCTTCAGGGAGAACAAGACGATGGGTAAGCCGTTGCTGGGCCAGATGATGGACATGCCGTTGCTGGTGTCGTCGCTGATCGCGCATGCCGCGCGTTATGCGGGCGACACGGAGATCGTGTCGAAGCGCGTGGAAGGCGACCTGCATCGCTACACGTACCGCGACTGCGAGCAACGCGCAAAGCGGCTCGCGCAGGCGCTCGCCCGGCTCGGCGTCGAATCCGGCGACCGCGTCGGCACGCTGGCCTGGAACGGCTACCGGCACCTGGAGGCGTATTACGGGATCGGCGGGATGGGCGCCGTGTGCCACACGATCAACCCGCGTCTGTTTCCCGAGCAGATCGCGTACATCATCAATCACGCGGAAGACCGCTACGTCTTCTTCGACCTCAATTTCGCGCCGCTCGTCGACGCGATCGCGCCGCAGTGCCCGCACGTGCAGGGCTGGATCGCGATGACGGACGCCGCGCACCTGCCGTCCGGCGCGACGCCGTACCGGTGCTACGAAACGCTCGTCGAAGCGGAGGACGGCCGCTATGACTGGCCGCGCCTCGACGAGCTGCAGGCGTCGGGCCTGTGCTACACGTCGGGCACGACCGGCAATCCGAAGGGCGTGCTGTATTCGCATCGCTCGACCGTGCTGCACGCCTACGGCGCCGCGCTGCCCGACGCGATGAACCTGTCGGCGCTGGACGCCGTGCTGCCCGTCGTGCCGATGTTCCATGTGAACGCGTGGGGGCTGCCGTACGCGGTGCCGCTCACGGGCGGCAAGCTCGTGCTGCCCGGCAAGGATCTCGACGGCAAGTCGCTGTACGAACTGATGGAGGCCGAACGCGTGACGTTTTCCGCGGGCGTGCCGACCGTGTGGCTTGGCCTGCTGAACTACATGCGTGAGGCCGGCGTGCGTTTCTCGACGCTGAACCGTACGGTGATCGGCGGCTCCGCGTGCCCGCCCGCGATGCTGCGCACGTTCGAGGACGAATACGGCGTGCGCGTGATCCACGCGTGGGGGATG
This window of the Burkholderia cepacia GG4 genome carries:
- the msrB gene encoding peptide-methionine (R)-S-oxide reductase MsrB, coding for MSHDSDDKTFPYRKDDAELRSRLTPMQYEVTQHAATERAFTGEYTDTEDAGIYKCIVCSTPLFESGAKFHSGCGWPSYFKPLNGEVIDEKLDRSHGMVRVEVRCNHCGAHLGHVFEDGPRDQTGLRYCINSAALNFESRPENE
- a CDS encoding protein adenylyltransferase SelO, with amino-acid sequence MSFSRSAAAMADTLPDLAATLGAPAEGAFVQLGDAFHTRLPAAPLPAPYVVGFSDEVAQLLGLPASLAAQPGFAELFAGNPTRDWPAHAMPYASVYSGHQFGVWAGQLGDGRALTIGELSGADGQRYELQLKGGGRTPYSRMGDGRAVLRSSIREFLCSEAMHHLGIPTTRALTVIGSDQPVVREEIETSAVVTRVSESFVRFGHFEHFFSNDRPDLLRQLADHVIDRFYPACRDADDPYLALLEAATLRTADLVAQWQAVGFCHGVMNTDNMSILGMTIDYGPFGFVDAFDANHICNHSDTSGRYAYRMQPRIAHWNCYCLAQALLPLIGLQHGIADDDARAERAVEDAQAVLAKFPERFGPALERAMRAKLGLELERENDAELANKLLETMHASRADFTLTFRRLAQLSKHDASRDAPVRDLFIDRDAFDAWANLYRARLSEETRDDVARATAMNRVNPKYVLRNHLAEVAIRRAKEKDFSEVERLAQVLRRPFDEQPEHEAYAALPPDWAGSLEVSCSS
- a CDS encoding 3-(methylthio)propionyl-CoA ligase — its product is MGKPLLGQMMDMPLLVSSLIAHAARYAGDTEIVSKRVEGDLHRYTYRDCEQRAKRLAQALARLGVESGDRVGTLAWNGYRHLEAYYGIGGMGAVCHTINPRLFPEQIAYIINHAEDRYVFFDLNFAPLVDAIAPQCPHVQGWIAMTDAAHLPSGATPYRCYETLVEAEDGRYDWPRLDELQASGLCYTSGTTGNPKGVLYSHRSTVLHAYGAALPDAMNLSALDAVLPVVPMFHVNAWGLPYAVPLTGGKLVLPGKDLDGKSLYELMEAERVTFSAGVPTVWLGLLNYMREAGVRFSTLNRTVIGGSACPPAMLRTFEDEYGVRVIHAWGMTELSPLGTLAKLNWAQSQRPLDAQRRLLEKQGRVICGVDMRIVGDDGRELAWDGVAFGELQVRGPWVIDHYFKSDTSPLSDGWFPTGDVATIDPDGFLQITDRSKDVIKSGGEWISSIDIENVAIAHPGVAEAACIACAHPKWTERPLLVVVPREGANLSRDVLLAFYEGKVAKWWVPDDVVFVESLPHTATGKLQKLKLRETFRDYVLPTAVCEP